The nucleotide sequence ATATGTAGATGTACTGCAAATCCCTGCGTTTCTAGTACGCCAAACAGACCTTGTGGTCGCCGCTGCAGAAACGGGTAAAGTAGTGAACCTTAAGAAGGGACAATTTATGTCTCCTGAGAGCATGAAACACGCTGCAATGAAAGTTACTGATTCTGGAAACGAACAAGTGATGATTACAGATCGTGGTACTATGTTCGGTTATCAAGATATGATTGTTGATTTTAGAGGTATTCCTACCATGCGTCAGTACGCACCAACGGTTCTAGATGTCACACATAGCTTGCAGCAGCCCAATCAATCTAGTGGTGTTACCGGCGGCCGTCCAGATATGATTGAGACGATTGCGCGTGCAGGAATAGTGAACCAGGTGGACGGTCTATTTATTGAGACGCACTTTGATCCCGCTAATGCTAAAAGCGATGGAGCGAACATGCTTGACTTAAAATATTTGGAGGGTTTGCTGACTAGGTTAGTAAGCATTAGAAAAACCATCAACTCATTTAACTAAGCTCAACTAGCTTTCAGAGCTTATATTTTGAAAAGATTCTCAATGCAAATTGTTACTAAATCGTCGTTTAATTAGGTTTTGAATACCTAAAAGAGAGCTATTTGCGCTTCATTCACGACCATATTTTCTTCACAAAATCAAAAAAATTTTAAGCAAGCTTCATTTTAACGAGTAATTGTATCGATTAAAGTTATTTTTCATAGTCCTACGTCGATTAATTAAGTTTTCAAAGTGATTTGTAAGTAACAAATTTACTTTTGTAGTTACTAAATTTACCCAAATGAAAAATATCTTTACTCTAATAATGGCCGTAACCCTATCTACAGGTTTTTTTGCACAGGCGCAAATTGGGGTTAATACAAATGCTCCTACCGCAAACCTTGACGTCAATGGTACCCTAAGGGTAAGGAGCTTGGATAAGACTAACGAAAGTTTCCAGGCAACTGGAGATGTCGTTTACATCATGGGTGTGGATGCTAACGGTAACGTTATCCCAATTGAAATTGATGAAAATATTGTGTTGGAAGGCAACAAGCTTAGGGTTCAACTTCCTGCAACGGATCCTACTCCTAGTGAACTGCCTAACGGTCAAACATTGGAAGAATTATATGAGCCAGGTTCTGATGCCTTAATTAATGACATGGATTTGGGCATAGTTATTTTACCAGGAGATAGAAGAGGCTCAAAGCCAGTTATTAGATTGAGTAATGACACCAATAATGAAGAAGTTACCATCACAGGATTTAAAGCTGCATCTGATGGAACTATGGCTTTTATTTATCCGACATCTGGAACAGTGAAAATTTTAAAGGAAAACGAATCTTCATCTGAAGAAAACAGGATCTACGGAGGTATTAGTGCAAATGATTATACTGTCAAGAAAAATGAAATGTTGCTAGTTATGTATGACGCCCAAATCAAAAGATGGGTTGTTGTATCTAAGTTCTAGAAATATTTAGATTGAAAAACTGGCCTTAAAACCGTTTGTAGTTTATAAAAATAGCTCTTCAACACCTTGTTGAAGAGCTATTTTAATTCTCAGCACTCAGCATGGAACAACAGTCCATTTCCAAAGAGGCTCTTAATCCTGTTAAGGTACCTTAGGCAAGTTAGAATAGGCTTCTAGAAATAACCTTAATAGACTACACAAGGCCCCAGCATTAATATTATCCGCGCAAAGAAGAGTAGTTCAGAATCGTTCTATGACTGACTGGAGAAATCTACCACGAAGCTACCGACCGTTACATAACTTATAGGTAATGTCTAAGGTGAAGTACTAAATCGTATACTAGGATTTGATAAGGTTATTGATAATCTTATCTAGGAAGTCCTCTGCTTTAAACGGCTTGATCAGATAATCATCCATCGAGGAATCGGCCATTCGGGTTTCAATTTCTATTTGCTCGACAGCTGTAAGAGCCACTATTGGCACACTCTCGTCGAAAGCCCTTATACGTCGCGTAGTTTCAAATCCATCGATTCCAGGAGGCATATTAATATCCATCAGGATGAGGTCATAACTTTTCTCTTTAGCCATTTCAACAGCCTTCAGACCAGACTCCGCTATTTCATATTTACCCTTGTAGCTTTCGATAATCTTCCTAGTCACTAATTGATTGATCTTGTTATCCTCAACAATTAGAATAGACTTGCCACGTAAGTCTTCTTGTTTATTTATTCTTGGGCGACTTGGACTATGATCAGAAACCTGGGCTTTTTCCAACTGCAAATTAAAATGAACGGTAGTACCTTCTCCAACTTGACTGGTAATCTCTGGATTGGAATCCTGTAACTCGAGAATCTTTTTAGTTATCGGCAGACCTAATCCTGTGCCTTCGTTTTCCTCATTATGGTTGATGAATTTAGCCTCGTCAAAAATATCCTGCAGCTTATGTTTTTCAATTCCTTTACCAGTATCCTTAACTGAAAAATGTAAAACATCGGATTTGTCCTTAGAACTGCGATGCTCGATTCTCAAGAACACTTTGCCCTTCTTGGTAAATTTGTTTGAATTACCCAATAAATTGATGAGGACTTGCATGAGCTTGACAGCATCTCCTTTATAAGTTTCCGAAACTTTGGGGTCTATCTCGATTTGAAAATTATTCGTGTGATCAGGCGAGATAAATTTTGCAGACTCCACAGCATGGTGGCAAAGCTCTCTAATATTAAAAACCTCCTGTACTAAAGAGTTGTTCGTAGACCTATTTAATTTGTTCATTTCCAGAACATTATTTATTAAGGACAATAGATAATCAGCACTATATTTTAAAGACCTCACGTTCTCCATTTGAGTTTCAGGTATTTCATTGTCTTCCATCAAAATATTGGAAATTCCAACGATACCATACATAGGCGTTCTTAGTTCATGACTTATTCTGGAGAACAAAGCGTTTCTTGCCGTCAGTAATTTTTCACTTTTGTCTTTTTCCTTTAAATACACTGCATTTTTCTCTATCAGATCTTTATTCAATTTTTTAATCCTGTAAAAACCTATAAATAGGATAACGACTAAAATTATTGCTATAAATAAAGCGATCGACGACCATAGAATAGTTGCTTCAAGTCTACTCGACCTGATCTCTGCCTCCATCGTTCTCTTCATCTCGTCAACTTCAAAACTAGCTCTGGCATTTTGAACGGCTTCAATACGGTCGGTTTCGAATTTTCTATTTTGAATTTCATCCAATTTTTCAGAAACCTTTAAAGCTTCCTCAAAATTTCCCAGCGCCTTATGAGAGTTTATCGTGTACTCATAAGATTCTATTATCACCTCAACATAATCGACAGATTTTGCCAGGTCAACACTTCTATCGAGCTCTTCCAGTGCACGTAAATAATCACCTTGTCGGTAGTAATACTTACCTGATAAGAGTCCGGCTGTCGCAGAATAAACGTCTATATCAAGTGTATCGACCAGTCGGTTAGATTCTATCAAGTAAGGAAAGGCAGCATCGGGATCACCTAATTCCAAATAGCATTCTGCAATATTATAGTTGATAATGAATAATCCTACTGAATCAGAATCGTCAGTAAGCTCAAGAACTTCTTTATATTTTTCAATAGCTTGTTCAAACTTACCTGTCAAAGCGAGTACGTTACCCAGATCGATGTTGGCAGAGATTAGAATCTCTAGCCTCTCCTTCTCTGGGGCATCGACCGTTTGATAAATTTTAGCTTTCTCAAGGGATTCTTCAAAAATGCTTATAGCCGTTGTAGTATCTTCTATTTTGATCAAAGCATTAGCGAGATTGCTAGATATCAACGTATAGTACTGATATAATCTTTTATCGTCACTAAGCTCTCTTCCCTTTTTACCTAATTCAATAGTAGTCGCGTAATCCTGACTTTCATAGGCTCTCCTTATTTCGTCACGTAATTTATATAGCTCTTCCCTTTGAACCTGTTCTTGTTTATCGTCCGAAACTTCCGTTTGAGCGTGGCAAATGAGCGTAGCGACAAACAAAACGATGGTAAAAAAACATCTTTTAAAAATTATGCTCGTTGTGTTCAAAAGCGCTGTGATTCTATATTAGTTGGTATAAATTTAAAAAATGAAAATACAACTTTCCTATGGTTTGAGAACCCATAAGTTGAAATAAAGCTTTCATAGACTTATTGTCCTTAAGGCATTTCTGATTTAACGATTATATGATATCTGAACAGAAAATGAAAAAGATTCTTGAATATGCATTGTATAAGAATTCGATGAATGCACCTTTCGAGATTCAAAAGATCTTTTAATTTCATCAAAAAGATACCGTTAATCGAATTTATGCCCAAAGCATCTTAATTAACCTTATTATTGTAGGTGATGGAAACCATTGATCACCATCATCTTATAAGATCCCTTTATGTTGAAAATTACTTTTCTGTTCCTATTCTCTGCAACTATTGCGACCGCACAAGATCTGACATTGACCTCTGGCAGCAGCTTGTCTATCAATGATGGTGGATCACTTTATATAAATGGTGCAGAATTACAGCCTTCTACCAACTATGATCTACAAGGACCCAACGAGGTGACCT is from Nonlabens sp. YIK11 and encodes:
- the kdsA gene encoding 3-deoxy-8-phosphooctulonate synthase translates to MNLSKIPQLQHLDANNFFLLSGPCAIESEEMALRIAEKVVEITAKLEIPYVFKGSFKKANRSRIDSFTGIGDEKALKILRKVSETFNVPTVTDIHEVSDAAMAAEYVDVLQIPAFLVRQTDLVVAAAETGKVVNLKKGQFMSPESMKHAAMKVTDSGNEQVMITDRGTMFGYQDMIVDFRGIPTMRQYAPTVLDVTHSLQQPNQSSGVTGGRPDMIETIARAGIVNQVDGLFIETHFDPANAKSDGANMLDLKYLEGLLTRLVSIRKTINSFN
- a CDS encoding response regulator, with the translated sequence MNTTSIIFKRCFFTIVLFVATLICHAQTEVSDDKQEQVQREELYKLRDEIRRAYESQDYATTIELGKKGRELSDDKRLYQYYTLISSNLANALIKIEDTTTAISIFEESLEKAKIYQTVDAPEKERLEILISANIDLGNVLALTGKFEQAIEKYKEVLELTDDSDSVGLFIINYNIAECYLELGDPDAAFPYLIESNRLVDTLDIDVYSATAGLLSGKYYYRQGDYLRALEELDRSVDLAKSVDYVEVIIESYEYTINSHKALGNFEEALKVSEKLDEIQNRKFETDRIEAVQNARASFEVDEMKRTMEAEIRSSRLEATILWSSIALFIAIILVVILFIGFYRIKKLNKDLIEKNAVYLKEKDKSEKLLTARNALFSRISHELRTPMYGIVGISNILMEDNEIPETQMENVRSLKYSADYLLSLINNVLEMNKLNRSTNNSLVQEVFNIRELCHHAVESAKFISPDHTNNFQIEIDPKVSETYKGDAVKLMQVLINLLGNSNKFTKKGKVFLRIEHRSSKDKSDVLHFSVKDTGKGIEKHKLQDIFDEAKFINHNEENEGTGLGLPITKKILELQDSNPEITSQVGEGTTVHFNLQLEKAQVSDHSPSRPRINKQEDLRGKSILIVEDNKINQLVTRKIIESYKGKYEIAESGLKAVEMAKEKSYDLILMDINMPPGIDGFETTRRIRAFDESVPIVALTAVEQIEIETRMADSSMDDYLIKPFKAEDFLDKIINNLIKS